CGATCGCGTACCCGACCGTCTCGGCGCCGGGGGCGAAGAACCGCGACAGCGAGTCGCGCAACCCGGCGGCCGTGTCCGCGTCGAAACGCTCGGTCAGCTCCGCACGCATCCGCTCGGCGGAGTCCACGTACTTGTGCCCAAGCCCGAAGACCCGAGGCCCGCACTGGACGTACTCCTCGACGACGAAGCCCGACTCGCGCAGCATCGTGATCCACTGCGGCAACGTCGGCAGTCGGGCGAAGCCGATGCCCGCGGCGAACTCGGCGGCCTCCGCGGGCGTGAACTCGGCCTCCAGGGTGTAGTCGCACACCGCGATCCGACCACCGGGACGGAGCACCCGGCGGAACCCGCGCAGGACCGCCGCCAGGTCGGGAGCGGCCTGCAAGGACTCGATCGCCATGATCGCGTCGAAGCTGCCGTCCGGCTGAGTCAGCTCGCCGTAGTCGCCGAGCAGGAATTCGACCCGGTCGCCGAGATTCGCGGCGGCGGCCTTGTGTTCGGCGCGGGCCGCCTCCGTCGCGCTCACCGTGATCCCGGTGACGTGTACGCCGCGTTCCTCGGCGACCAGCAGCGCGGGCGCGCCCAGGCCGCAGCCCGCGTCGAGGAGCCGCTCACCCGACCGCAGCCCCAGTGAGTCGGCCACCTTCCTCGTGATGCGCCGAGAGGCCTCCGCCATCGGCGTGTCGTCCTCGTCGCCGTACCAGTACGCCAGATGCACCTGACCGTCGTTGAACACGTCGGAGACGGGGGACGACTGGTCGTACCGTCTGCCGATCTCGGCAGGACCTGCTGTCACTGATGCCATGACTTCCCTTCCGATGGCGGGCCGCGCCGCGCGGCGCGGGAGCGGAATCAGTAGGCGACGACGGCTCGGAAGCGGACGTCGCCTTCGCGGACCTTGTCCACCGCGGCCGCGACGTCCTCCTTGGCGAAGACCTCGACGACCGGCGTGACCAGACCGCGAGCGACGAGGTCCAGCGCCTGGACCAGCAGGTGCAGTCCGTCGTGGGTCGCACCGATGATGCGCTGACGCTGCGCCCACACCGGGCTGGTCGGCCCGATGGTGAAAGACCCGACGGGGTCGATGGTCGCCAGCACCAGCCGGCCACCCGGCCGCAGACCGGTCAACGTGTCCGCTGCCGCGGCGGCGGACGTCCCCGTCACCAGGACGACGTCGGCGCCACCCGCCGCGCGCAGCTCCGCTCCGTCCGAGACGACGGCATCCGCGCCCAGAGCGCGCACGGCGTCGTGCTTCGCGGGCGATCGAGTGATCGCGACCGTCTCGAAACCCTGCGAGCGAGCGAACTGGACGGCCAGGTGTCCCAGTCCCCCCACGCCCAGCACCGCGACGCGGTCGTACGGCTTCGGCTCGGCCGCGCACAGCGCACTCCATGCGGTATACCCCGCGCAGAGCACCGGCGCGGCCAGTTCGTAGGAGATGCCGTCCGGCAGCAGGACCGTGCTCGCCGCGGACACCGCGACGTATTCGGCGTGGCCGCCCGGCGCGGTGATCCCGGTCATCACCGGCGCCGAGCAGTTCATCCCGGATTGTCCGGTGAGCGGCAGCCCGAGAGCGCAGTAGTCGCAGCGCCCACACGTTCCCTGCACCCAGGTGGCGCCGACGCGATCCCCGACGCGGCGCGAGACGACGCCCTCGCCGACCGCCACGACCTCACCCGCCGCCTCATGTCCGACGATTACGGGGTCGATCGCGGGGAACTCGAAGGCGCCGTCCGTCAGGTAGACGTCGTTGTGGCACACGCCGCAGGCACGCACCCTGATGAGCACCTGGCCGGGTCCGGCGACCGGGGTGGGAACCTCGCGCAGCTCCCATCGTCGATTCACTCCTGGAACGACCGCTGCCTTCATGCGCAGATCACCTCTCTCGACAAGAACGGCTGCCGAAGGCTCCGTGACACGACGGGGCCGGGACGGGGCCGCGGCGCGGGCTCAGACGGTGACATCCGACGGCGAGCCCACGACGGCGGGTTCGGTGAGCACGGGAAGGGTGAGCCTGCCGTTCATGATGAACGTCGCCTGCGGCTCCAGCTCGCCCTCATCGACCGCCAGCGTCAGCCGGGGGAATCGGTCGAACAACGCCGTCAGCGCGATCTCCGTCTCCAACCAGGCCAGCGGTGCCCCGATGCACCGGTAGATGCCGTGACCGAAGGACAGATGCTCCTTGTCCTTCCTGGCGACGTCGAAACGGTCGGCGTCCGCGCCGTGCAACGCGGGATCACGGCCGATGCCCGCGAAGTTGATGAGGACCGGTTCACCGCGAGGAATGGTCACGCCGCCGAGGACGACCTCCTCGGTGGTGAACCGGAACGGCAGGTGGGCGACAGGGGCCTGGACCCGCAGCGTCTCCTCGACGGCCTCCCGCAGGTCGACTTCGCCGGACCGCACCAACGCGAGCTGCTCCGGATGCGTCAGCAACGCCGCCACGGCATTGGTGATCAGGTTCATCACCGGTTCGGTCCCGGTGGCGAGCAGTAGATGCAGGGTCCCGACGAGCTCGGAGTCCGACAGCTGCGAGCCGTCCTCCTTGGCCGCGATCAGGTCCGTCGTCAGGTCGTCACCCGGTGTACGGCGCCTGCTTTCGACGAACTCGTACATCTCCCGATGCCACTGCTCCACATTGGCGGCGGACTCCTCCGGGGTGAGGGTGGTGTCGACGTTCGTCTCACCGCCGCGCAGCATCCGGGCACGTGCCTCCGGGGGGATGCCGAACAGATCACAGATCACCCTGGACGGCAGTGGGTGGGCGAAGGCCGCCTTGAGGTCCACGGGGCGACCCGGCGGGACGGCGGCCAGCTCGTCGAGCAGCTCCGCCACGAGCCGTTCGATGCCGGGCCGCATCGCAGCCACGCGACGAGGCGTGAACGCCTTCGCCGTCAGCCTGCGCAGCCGGGTGTGGTCCGCGCCGTGGGTGGTCGTCAGGTTGTCCATCAGGACCCAGCCGATCAAGGGGAAGTCGTCGCCGATCCGACCATCGACGTAGGCCGTCCAATGTCTGCGCGGGTCCTTGGAGAATCGGTGATCCGACAGGGCCAGTCTGGCGGCGGCATGGCCGGTGATCGACCAGGCACGGACGCCGCCCGGCAGTTCGACCGGGGCCACCGGTCCGTGTGCTCGGATGCGGCGGGCCTCGTCGTGGATGTCGGCGCCGGTGCGATCGATGACCACGGGTCGGTGCTCGAGCATGACAACCTCCGGGATGCGGGACGCGGCGGCGGAGCACGGCGAGATCGGCGCGGACGACGTCTCAGTCGAGGCGCCGCGCTGCCCCCGTACGACGCGATTCACAGGAACGAGGTGTTGGGCTCCAGACCGCAGAGGATCCGCCCGTAGAGCTCCAGGTTGGTGTTCGGATGCATGATGGCGTGCAGATTCAACGTCTGCACGTCCCGCTCGATACGCTGGATAGGCACGTCGCGGTAGATCGAGGAGCCGCCGCTGGCGGTGTTCAGCACGTCGACGGCCTCCTTGGCGCGCAGGCACACCGCGCCGACGTCGAGCCGGACTCGGGCCCGTTCCTCCACCGTCCATTCTTCGGCGGCGCCCTTCTCGTCCACCATCGCGGCAGCTCGCCGGGCATGGAACTCGGCCTCGTCGATCTTGGTCACCGCCTCGCCGACCTGAAGATGGGTGAGGGGCGCCGTGCTCTGATCGTCGTACGACGTGTAGGTGATCTTCCGTCCCGGGAGCCGCTCGAAGAAGGCCTCCTTCGCCGCCTTCGCCAGCCCCAGCGCCGTCGCTCCGACGGTCGTGGCCGCCGTGGGCATGAAGGGCGCGCGATACATCGGGGAGTCCGCATTGCGGACGGAACGGTGTCGGCCGCCCAGCACCGGTCCCAGCGGCAGCACCCGCTCCTGCGGGACGAACAGGTTCTCGGCGGCGGTGGTGACGCTGCCCGAGCCGCGCAGGCCCGCGGTGTGCCAGTCGTCGATGATCGCGAGGTCCGACAGCGGGATGAGCGTCATGATCGGTTCGAGTTCGCCCTCGGCGTTCGGCATCACGGCGGCGTTGGTGTTCCAGTGACTCTGGGTCGCGCCGCTGTTGAACGCCCACCGCCCGGTCAGCAGCACACCGCCGTCCGTCGGCGTCGCCATCGCGCTGGGACTCAGGATGCCGCTGACCCGCACGTCCGGCGTGGCGAACACCTCGTCCTGCACGTCGTCGGGGAACATCCCGACCATCCAGGTGCTGATCGCCCAGACCGCGACCGTCCACGAGGTCGAGCCGTCGCCTCGGGCCAGTTCGGCGAGCACGTCGACCAAGGTCCGCAGATCGGACTCGCCGCCGCCGTGATGAGCGGGCATCCGCATTCGCAGAAGGCCCGAATCCGTGAGGGCCTGGATCGTCTCCTCGTGCAGGCGTCGGTTCTCCTCCTGCCACAGCGCATGTCGCCGGAGGACCGGCACCAGCGTCGATGCTCGATCGAGCAGTTCGGCGGAGTCGAGCCCTCGGGTCGACGTCATCAGAATCCTCCTCGGTGAACGCGGCCGGACCGGGTACCCGCCGGTGTCACTGGTCGCGACGCCGGGTCGGCCGCTGATCGGTACGTGCGTCGGTGCGGTCTCCACGAGGCGTCGCCGCCCGCCCGCACCAAGAGAAACCCTGGCATCCCGCAGGACGACGTGACATCTCCCGAATTGCGATCTCGCGACCGCACCGCCAATCCCGATCGACGTGATCACGGCCGCGAGTCCGAAGACGACGGACGTCGAGTCGTCGGCGCATCACCGGCCCCGGCATCGGACCAGGATCCGCCCACGGGGAATTCGACACCGCGCGCGGCCGCACCGCTTCGAGGACGCGGCATTTCCCGGGGAACGAGCGGTCGGCTGATGTCGAGGAATCAACGGCGGCTCCGACCTCTACTCGACAAGGGACCCTCGGGCATCCCGCCACCGTTGTGATCGAGGAAGGAACTCCCATGCAGGACGCGAATCCAGCCGCGACAGGTCAGAAAGCGGGGCGTCGGGAATGGATAGGGCTGGCGGTGCTCGCTCTCCCGACTCTGCTGATGGCATTGGACATCGGCGCGCTGTTCCTCGCACTGCCACACCTGACGGCCGACCTCGGCACCACGAGCACACAACAGCTCTGGATCACCGACATCTACGGCTTCCTGCTGGCGGGCCTGCTCATCACGATGGGCTCGCTCGGTGACCGCATCGGACGGCGCAAGCTGCTGCTGATCGGCGGAGCGGCGTTCGGCGTCGCCTCGGTGGTGGCCGCGTACGCGCCGACGGCGGAGACCCTGATCGCCGCCAGGGCGCTGCTCGGCATCGCCGGGGCGACCCTCGGCCCGTCGACCCTGGCCCTGATCACCAACATGTTCCGCGACGCCAGGGAACGCGGTGTGGCGATCGCGCTGTGGATGACCTGCATGATGGGCGGTGCATCGCTGGGCCCTGTCCTCGGCGGCGTGATGCTGGAGTACTTCTGGTGGGGATCGGTGTTCCTCCTCGGTGTGCCGGTCATGCTCCTGCTGTTGGTGATGGGACCGCTGCTGCTGCCCGAGTACCGGGCCCCGCAGGCCGGGCGGATCGACCTGTTCAGCGTCGTGCTGTCCCTGGGCGCCATCCTGCCGATCATCTACGGGATCAAGCAGCTGGCGACGAGCTTCGACAGCAGCCCAGTGGAGGGGCTCGTCGCCCTCGTCGCGGGCCTGGCGATCGGCACCGTGTTCGTCCGCCGCCAGCTGCGACTCGAAGACCCGCTGTTGGATCTCCGACTCTTCCGCAACAGTTCCGTCAGCACCGTTCTGGGCGCGGGCCTGTTGACGTCGGCGAGCATGGGCGGCATCGGGATGCTGTCGAGTCAGTACCTCCAGACGGTCCTCGGGCTCTCCCCCGCGCAGTCGGCGCTGTGGTACGCCCCGATGGGCATCGGCACCGCGGTGGGCTCACTGCTGACGCCGGTCCTCACCCGACGGATAAGACAGAGCACCCTGATCGTCGGCGGCCTGGTGTTCTCCCTGAGCGGGTTCGTCCTGCTGGCCTTGGCGCCCTCGGCGGGCGGGCTCGTCCAGGTGGTCATCGGCATCACCGTCATCGCGGTCGGGTCCGGTCCGCTCTTCGTGTTGGGCGCGGGTCTGGTCGTCGGTTCGGTGGAGCCGGAGAAGGCCGGGTCGGCGGCGTCGATCTCGGAGACCTGCTCCACCTTCGGATCCACCTTCGGCATCGCCGTCCTCGGCACCATCGGCGCAGCGGTGTACGGCACGCAGATGCGCGATTCCATGGTCGAGGGCATCCCTGCGGACGCGGCCGAGACAGCGAGCCAGACAGTGGCCGGAGCCGCGCTCGCCGCGGAGGGGCTGCCGGGAGCACAGGCGGCGGAGCTGCTGAGATCGGCGCACGAGGCCTTCACGAACGGACTCAACACGAGCGCCGTGGTCAGCGGACTCATCGCCGTCACTTTGGCGATTCTCACGGCGCGGATCCTGCGGCGTAAGGAGGCCGCGACGGCGAACCGGCCTGCCGGCCAGGAGGCAGCCCCGCAGGAGGCCGGTGCGGCTGACGAGGAGCCGCTCAAGGCCGACGGCTGAGGACGGGCGGCGGGGAGCGAGAGTGTCGAGCTCCCCGCCGACTCCACACAGGCCGGGGCGGCGAGGGCATGTCCGCCGGAGGGGCCGCCCGAACGGGATCGGTCATCCGACACCCTCACATCGGCGGGCAGTCGACCGCACGACGCGCCCGCCCTCCCCGCATGCGTCCTGCCGCCGGTCCAGAGCGGGGCCGACCGTGCCGACACACGGCCGCCTCCCGCCGCGCGTCAGCCGCCGCCCGTGAGCTCCGCCACGATCGCGCCGATGCCGTCCACCGGGCTGGGCGCGAACGGGTCGAACCGGTTCTTGGTCAACGCGACCGTGACCCCGGTAGAGGAGTCCGCGTAAGCGGCGCTGCCGCCCATCCCGACCATGCCGAACACTCCGGGAGTCGCCTCGGAGGTCGTGCCGGGCCTGCCGACGTTGTAGCCGAGCGCCTTCGGGTAGGCGTGCCCCGTGACCTGGTCGACGTCGCGAGTCTGCACGGCGCTGATCTCCCGCAGTCGCGCGGGCGACACCAGCCGCACCCCGTCGACCTCCCCGAGCAGCGCGGCGTACATCCGGGCGACGGCCCGAGCCGTCATCGTGCCGCCTGCCGGGATGTCGGCGGTCAGCACGTCCCGGCGATTGCCGTAGGCGGCGGTGGGCATCACCGCGGTGGGCACCGCTGCGAACAACGGGAAGTCCGGCGGCATCGCGGCGAACATCGCGGCGCTGTCGGCCGCGTCCGTCAGCACCGCCAGCCGTTCGAGGTCGGACTCGGGGACGCCGAAGAAGAGTTCGTCGGCGATGCCCAGCGGTACGGTGATCTCCTCGCGTAGCACCGTGGAGATGGGGGTGCCGGTGGCCCGGCGGACCACTTCTCCGACGAGGTAGCCGTAGGTCTGCGCGTGGTATCCCGTCCTGGTCCCCGGCTCCCACCACGGTTCGGTGTCGGCGATCCGGGCGCAGGTGACGTCCCAGTCGCAGAGGTCCTCCGGAGTGGTCGCTTGTGGCAGCCCCGGCACTCCGGCCGAGTGCGTCAGCACATGCCGCAGGGTGGTTCGTTCCTTGCCATGAGCCGCGAACTCCGGCCACAATCGCGCGATCGGTTCGTCATAGTCGAGCACGCCACGATCGACGAGCACATGCACGACGGTGGACGTCACGCCCTTGCCGGTGGAGAAGCTGTTGAACGGGGTGCTGGACAGCACCGGCCGACCGGTCGCCGGATCGGATACCCCGGCGACCGCGTCGACGATCAGTTCGCCATGTCGATACGCCGCCACCTGGACGCCGATCTCCGTTCCGGAGTCCACCAGCCGATCGATCGCCTCCTGGACCAGCTTCTGCACGTCGTTCATGGTCGATCACCTCGTCCGCATCGTCTTCCGGCGCATCCGGCGCCCTGTGCAGAAGAGGTCGGAACAGGCCTCGCCGACTCGACAGCCGACATCGCGACGTCCGGCAGGGTCGGTGCCGCCGTGCGGCCGTCTCGGCGGGCCCGTCCGGCACCGCGGGAGCGGGCTCATGTGGTGGGGAACAGGCGCTAGCCGTAGCAGCACACCACGTCCTGCCAGGACTTATCCGGCCGTCGACCGTGCCGCGGCCCCGGTGTCGAGCCGGATGGTCCGGCCGTCGCGACCACATCGTGACCGCACGAGACGCCTTCGAGACCGGCCGGGTCCAGCCAGCCGATTTCGCTCGTCCGGGTGACAGGTCGGCCTGAGTTCCGTCCTGCCCGGCGGAGCGTCCACCCGCTGCTCAGTCGTCGATCGCCTGATACACCGACGTCCAGAAGTCGACATAGAGCCCCGTGCTCGACGGCGGTGCGAGGCGTTGAGCCATCAGGATCGCCACCATGTCCTCGGCCGGATCGCAGTACCAGGAGGTCGTGAAGCCGCCGTCCCATCCGAACCGCCCCGGAGTCGCGGCGAGGATGTCCCGATTGGTGACCACGGACAACCCGAAGCCCCATCCTCGGTTGTCCCAGTAGCCGGGGAAGAACCCCGACCGTGCCTTCTGCTCGGGCGTGAGCTGGTCTGTCGTCATCATCTCCACGGAGGCTCTGGAGAGGATGCGCTCACCCTCGCAGGCTCCCTTGTTCAGCAGCATCCGACCGAAGGCCAGGTAGTCGTCCGCCGTGGAGACGAGCCCGGCCGCACCGTCATGGAACACCGGCGGGTTCGCGTGCTGTCCACCGGCCGCCTCGTCATAGACCTCCAGCGTCCCGGTGGCATAGTCGACCCAGTAGCTCGTCGAGAGCCGGTCCATCTTCGCGGGCGGCACGCTGAAACCGGTGTCGTGCATGCCGAGCGGCTCGAAGATCCGCTCACGCAGGAACCGGTCCAACGACTGACCGGACGCTCGCTCGATGAGGACGCCGAGCACCTGAGCCCCGGTGTGGTACATCCATTTCTCGCCGGGCTGATGAAGCAGCGGAAGCGTGGCGAACGTGCTGATCCACTCGTCGGAGGTGTAGGGCGACGGCGGCTTGGGCTTGCCGAGGGCGAGTTGGAGGGCGTCCTGCGCCGCATGGATCGGATAGCCGTCCTTGGGTTCGAGGATGAGCCCGTATCCCAGCCGGAAGGTCAGCACGTCGCGGACGGTGATCGGCCGCTCGGCGGGGACGGTGTCGTCGACGGGGCCGTCGATGCGCCGCAGAACCCGACGGTCGGCCAACTCGGGCAGCAGCCCGGTCACCGGCTCGTCCAACCGCAGCCTGCACTCCTCGACGAGGATCATCGCCGCCGCCGCGGTGATCGGCTTCGTCATCGACGTGACGCGGAAAATGGTGTCGCGTCGCATCGGCTCCGGACTGTCGAACGCCTGCGTGCCGAGCACGTCGACGTGGGTCTCTCCTCGCCGGTTCACCAGGGTGACGATGCCCGGCACTTCGTTCTTCTCGACATAACCGGCCATGACGTCGTGCATTCGGCCGAGCCGCGCCTTGGACAAGCCCGCACTGATCATGATCTCGTCTCACTCCGTTTCGTCCCGGTCGCTCCGATGCCCGCGGGCCGCCTGTCTCGTATGGATTCGGTGGTCTGCCGCCGAGAACTCCTGCCCCATCGGCGACTATGGCACTCCGCGCCAGACCACACTCCTTCGATATTGCGGTACCGATTTCCTCCGCCGCGCCGGAGAAATGGTCGACGTCCGTTCGACGTGCACGATGTCGACCGCGACCACGCACCCGAGATCGCATTCGGAGAGAAGCATCGAGGAACGGCCCCGTGCGACGGTCTGGCCACCAGCTCCGGCCCTCGTGGAGGTATCACCATGTCCGAGAACGGTGCCGTGATCGTCACGCCCCAGGACCCCCGCTACGCCCGTCTGGCGGAGTGTTACAACCATCGTTTCGTCGGCAGACCGGACGAGATACGTCTCGTCGCGACGACAGCCCAGGTCGTCGACGCGCTCGCCGAGGCGGTGGCGACCGGACGGCGGCCCGCCGTGCGCAGCGGCGGGCACTGCTTCGAGGACTTCACCGCCGCGGGCGACGTCCGGATGCTCCTGGACCTCTCCCCCATGGCGGCGGTACGACACGATCCGGAACGTCGGGCCTTCATGATCGAGGCCGGCGCCACGCTGGGGCAGGTGTATCAGGTCCTGCACGACGGCTGGGGCGTCACCATCCCGGCCGGCACCTGCTTCGAGGTCGGGGTCGGCGGGCACATCACCGGTGGCGGGTACGGACACCTCTCCCGCCGGGACGGCCTGGTGGTCGACCACCTGTACGCGATCGAGATCGTCGTCGTCGACGCTGCCGGGCGGCCGGAGGTGATCGTGGCGACGCGCGACCCCGAGGACCCCCACCGCGCCCTGTGGTGGGCGCACACCGGCGGCGGCGGCGGCAACTTCGGTGTCGTGACGCGCTTCTGGCTGCGCTCCCCCGGCGTCGAGTCCGACGATCCCGCCGATCTACTGCCCCGCGCGCCGCGCGCCGTACGCAGGCGCTTCGTCCAGTGGTCCTGGGACACGATGACCGAAGAACGGTTCGCCCGGCTCGTCGACGGCTACTGCTCCTGGCTGGCCGCCCACAGCGCGCCGGACTCGCCGTACCGGCACCTGTGGAGCAATCTCATCATCACCCATCGATCGTCGGAGACGTTCGGCATCACCTCGGTGATCGACGCCGACGTGCCCGAGGCGGCCCGGCTGTTGAGCGACCACCTCGCCTCGATGACCGAGGCGGTCGACGTCGACCCCGTCGTCGACACCGAGGACGTCGCGGCGTGGATGAGCGAGTGGATGCCCTCCTATAGCTGGCCGAGCGATCCGCGGGGCCGATACAAGCACAAGGCCGCCTATCTTCGACGTCCGTACTCGCGCGGACAGCTCACGGCGATCTACGACGCCCTCACCGACCCTGAGTACCACAATCCGGCGGCGTGCCTGGTGCTCACCGCCTTCGGCGGCCGGGTGAACTCGGTGGCACGCGACGCGACCGCGATCCCGCAACGCGACTCGATCCTCAAGGCCTCCTATAGCGCCGGGGCGTGGTTCGACGCGGCGGAGGATGACGTCCACATCGCCTGGGTGCGCAGGTACTACCGGAGCGTCTACGCCGAGAGCGGCGGCGTCCCGGTTCCCGACGATCGATCCGACGGCTCCTACATCAGCTATCCGGACGCCGATCTGGCCGATCCCGAGTGGAACACCTCGGGAGTCCCCTGGCACGTCCTCTATTACAAGGACAACTATCACCGTCTCGCGCGGGTCAAGGCGAGGTACGACCCCCGTGACGTATTCCGTCACGCTCTCTCGGTGCGGCCGGCGTCGGACTGAGCCCCGGCCGGGTCGCCGTGAACCGGCGTGCGCACCTCGCCGTCCGGGACCGGCGCCCTGGCCGGTCACCCCTCCGCACGACTCGGCGGGGCCGGGTCGGCTCGTCGTCGACCACGCAGCCGCAGTGCGGGACGTTCGACGGCGTGCAGGCTGATCAACGACACCACGATGCTGCCGGCGAGCACGAAGGCGAGCAGTTCCCAGAAGCCGACCTGGCCGCGGAACATCTGTGACGGCACCGGAACGTTGCCGAAGGCGCTTCCGTTGGCGAACCACAGGTGGATGAACAGCACGTGCCACAGATACATGCCGTACGAGATGCGGCCGAGGAACAGCACCACCCGGTTGCCGAGGACGGCCGTCATCAGTCGTGATCGCGCGGCGGGCACCGTCAACGGCAGGATGATCAGCACGGCGAACGCCAGCAGCAGGACGTTCTCCACCAACTCCTGAGTCATGCCGCCCCACGTCCCGTCCCCGGGCTGGCCGAAGGGCTTGGGAACGTTGGCCGCGAAGACGAACAGCGCGATCAGCCAGGTCAGGTTCGGCATCCTGATGATCAGACGGTGCAGCGCGGGCGGCCTGGACGTCGCCTCGGACTGCACCGACAAGATCGCCAGGGCCATTCCGGCGGCGAAGAACCCGGTGAAGCCGAACGGCCAGAAGGAGAAGTACCACACCGAGTCCGCCATCACCGGAAGATGACAGAACGCGATCCAGGCGAAGCCGATCACCACGAGTGCCGCCAAGGGCGTCAGCATCCGTCGTGCCCGCCGTGCCGGGTCCGCGACGCCACGTGCGTGACGATGGATCGCCCAGGCGAACACCGGCAGCAGCAGATAGAAGAACATCTCCGTCGGGACGGTCCAGGTGGGTTCCATCCCGGTGAGCCACTGCGTGGAGTCCGGTGTCAGCAGGAAGTGCAACAGGAGGAACGGCTTGAGCACGTCCCAGGCGTCGTCGATGCCGCTGAGGTTCAACGTCGACAGGGCCACGAT
This genomic stretch from Actinoalloteichus hoggarensis harbors:
- a CDS encoding acyltransferase family protein; amino-acid sequence: MTATDGAIDTTSGTTHRRREPLLDGLRGVCALGVIVFHVAFQAGVANHIGDAGYGIWGFITEGLTVCLPPFFVLSGFLLYRGFARTTILETPRPDLRSFFVGRVLRILPAYWVLTIVALSTLNLSGIDDAWDVLKPFLLLHFLLTPDSTQWLTGMEPTWTVPTEMFFYLLLPVFAWAIHRHARGVADPARRARRMLTPLAALVVIGFAWIAFCHLPVMADSVWYFSFWPFGFTGFFAAGMALAILSVQSEATSRPPALHRLIIRMPNLTWLIALFVFAANVPKPFGQPGDGTWGGMTQELVENVLLLAFAVLIILPLTVPAARSRLMTAVLGNRVVLFLGRISYGMYLWHVLFIHLWFANGSAFGNVPVPSQMFRGQVGFWELLAFVLAGSIVVSLISLHAVERPALRLRGRRRADPAPPSRAEG